The Paenibacillus polymyxa M1 DNA segment TTCCCAGCACAGAGAAGCTGATTTGCACGGGGGCAATGGAGCTAAGGGTAGCACCGTTATTATTGGAGAAAAGCAATGCTACAATCAGAATCGAGGTCACAATGGTCGTGGGTACAGAGTATCTTCGCATTCCCATATACAGCGGAACCAATCCCATAAAACTGGCGGCAACGGCATTGATTAGCGTGCGCGCTGATTGCTCGGCTAGTATGGAAAGAGTGAGCTTATCCGGTACAATTATGACAAACTGGTTGAGCAAATGGATCGCAGCCGTAATGATGATTTCCGAGATTACAATAGACAAGAATGTAAACAGCAGCACAATCAAGAGCTTGGCGATCATTAGCTTTTGACGATGAATCGGATACATGAACAAGATTGTAATCGATTTGGATTTAAATTCTCCTACGATAAAACGGCACAGTAGAACGGAGGCAAATACAATAAACGTTGCCCTCACCATATTGTCCATAAGATCGAGAAGCTGAGCGTACTGTGTAAATTCGGGTACTCCTTCATTTTGGCTGTCCAGTGCAATAGTACTGAGCAACCCTAGAATGCAAGCGTTGGCGATCAGTGCTGAACGGATATAACCCACCAGATGAAGCTTTTTCATCTCCAACTGTATCAATTTAAGCATGGTGATCCCCTCCATGTAACAGACGTAAAAAGTAGTCTTCCAGCGTACTGCTTTTCTGATGAATGGAATCGACCTCTACATCATTTAAAATGAGCGTTTTCGTAATTTGCTTCTGCGGTACACTAAGATCGTAAATACGTATACTCTGTTCATTGAGCACCCTTATATTATTCAGACTCAGTTGATGGGAGAGGATGTAGGCTGCTTTTTTACAATCGTTGGTCGTAAATTCGATATATTCCGTATTGGTATCCCGTACCTGTTCCATCGAAACTTCCTCAATCAGCCGTCCGTGATTAATCACGCCTATTGTATCCGCAATCTGCTCAATTTCCGCTAATAAATGACTGGACACGAGCAGCGTCATCCCATATTCCTTGCATAGCATATGGAATAACTGCCGAATTTCC contains these protein-coding regions:
- a CDS encoding ABC transporter permease, with amino-acid sequence MLKLIQLEMKKLHLVGYIRSALIANACILGLLSTIALDSQNEGVPEFTQYAQLLDLMDNMVRATFIVFASVLLCRFIVGEFKSKSITILFMYPIHRQKLMIAKLLIVLLFTFLSIVISEIIITAAIHLLNQFVIIVPDKLTLSILAEQSARTLINAVAASFMGLVPLYMGMRRYSVPTTIVTSILIVALLFSNNNGATLSSIAPVQISFSVLGILVAYAAIRRIEYKDIA